A window of the Hordeum vulgare subsp. vulgare chromosome 5H, MorexV3_pseudomolecules_assembly, whole genome shotgun sequence genome harbors these coding sequences:
- the LOC123452534 gene encoding uncharacterized protein LOC123452534, protein MPMLIPDDVRAKAEIYTGDAAGQEKTRLMLAETELPSGLLPLKDIIECGYVEETGFVWLKQKKRVDHYFAKAGRHVSYATEVCAIAEKGRLKKISGVKAKEMLIWVNLHEICVDDPPTGKLHCKALGGLSRSFPVEAFEAADALPVPVTGRLKKKTEKESTDQKDEKEEGAAEKLKEEAAEKPKGSAVAPAPGPAAVDEIGQKMKEMNTEATVQAEAVAANN, encoded by the coding sequence ATGCCGATGCTCATCCCCGACGACGTTCGCGCCAAGGCGGAGATCTACACCGGCGACGCGGCGGGGCAGGAGAAGACGCGGCTGATGCTGGCGGAGACGGAGCTCCCCAGCGGGCTCCTGCCACTCAAGGACATCATCGAGTGCGGGTACGTTGAGGAGACCGGCTTCGTGTGGCTCAAGCAGAAGAAGCGGGTGGACCACTACTTCGCCAAGGCCGGCCGGCACGTCTCCTACGCCACCGAGGTCTGCGCCATCGCCGAGAAGGGCCGCCTGAAGAAGATCTCCGGCGTCAAGGCCAAGGAGATGCTCATCTGGGTCAACCTCCACGAGATCTGCGTCGACGACCCGCCCACCGGCAAGCTCCACTGCAAGGCCCTCGGCGGCCTGTCCCGCAGCTTCCCCGTGGAGGCGTTCGAGGCCGCCGACGCCCTGCCCGTGCCCGTCACCGGACGCCTCAAGAAGAAGACAGAGAAGGAGAGCACCGACCAGaaagacgagaaggaggagggggcagcTGAGAAGCTCAAGGAGGAGGCAGCAGAGAAGCCCAAGGGGTCCGCCGTCGCTCCAGCCCCCGGCCCCGCCGCCGTCGACGAGATCGGCCAGAAAATGAAGGAGATGAACACAGAGGCAACGGTGCAGGCGGAGGCGGTTGCAGCCAATAACTGA